TTCTTGCTCTTGGCCAGAATTAACCAACTGAAAATGGCAAAGGCGATCGTGTTGCCGACCAAATGCTCATAATCCCCATGGGAGAAGGCCGCAAAAAAGATGCTGGGGACTCCCTCCAGGCTCCGGGGCATCCCCGCCAAGCTCCAGCCACCCCTAAAAAAGGTTTGGTCAATGATCTCCTGGAGCCAGGGCACTGTCAGGATTTCCATCGGCAAGACAAGGCGCTGCCGTACTTGGTCTAAAAAACTCAGGGGTGGGGTCGTCGTCATACTTTTCTAGAAAACTTTGTGCATCTATCCGCAGAATGGAGCCGAAGTGGACAAATTCCTGGATCTGCCAGCGCTGGCACAGGTCGATCGGGGTGTCTTCACCGCAACCGAGGCGGTAGTAGAGGTGTTGTCGTTGACTGGGGGAGAGGGAGGCGGTCATGGTTGGACAAGGCTTGAGCTGGGTTCTGAAACTATATTTCTGTATAATCGATGAGTTTTACAACATCAAATTTTTATAATTAGAAATCCGAGTAACTATTCAGGGGTCTACGAAATAATGGGGGTTTCAGGCTAGGGTCTTAGGACTCAGCGGGAGGGAGAAGAGAAGGAGGAGCGAGGTGGTAGCGATGGGCACGACAAGCGTCCGTGAGGAAGTCCAGAATGGGACGTTGTTGAACCTTGAGAGAAGAGGTGACCGTCAACAGACGGGCCACAAACTGGCTACCCTGTCGAGACCGAGAGCCAAAGCTGAGTTTGCGAGCAATCACCGCTGGTCGGAGGGAGCGCTCCGNNNNNNNNNNNNNNNNNNNNNNNNNNNNNNNNNNNNNNNNNNNNNNNNNNNNNNNNNNNNNNNNNNNNNNNNNNNNNNNNNNNNNNNNNNNNNNNNNNNNAGGCGGTCAGCCTCTCCCCGTACCCTTTCTCGCAGACTCCTTCCGGCAACTTCGCCCTCGTCTTTTCCCCACAGTGGGGGCACTCCAACTGATGCAGGCGATGTTCTTCAATTCTCACCAACACGGGCGGCAACTCTACCACTTGGTGCCGCTGGGGGGTCGCGTCTTCCCCTGTCAACTCACTCCCACAACACCGGCATTGATTCGGGTAATGCTCCTGCACGACTTCACAGCGCTCTACTGGATAAAACCCTCTCCCTTTACCCTCATGACCTTTCTGGCCCCCACGCTGACGCTCACTCTTGGCACGGCTCTCTTTCTTTTTCCCCCGAAATCCATCTTGGGACGGGGGCTTGGACGAATTCTCTGAGGTCTGAGACGACT
This region of Prochlorothrix hollandica PCC 9006 = CALU 1027 genomic DNA includes:
- a CDS encoding DUF6444 domain-containing protein, producing MSQSEPAICPPIPVPIEAWEQTPACVKASVSLLLAELEQAKKHLKGLEERLARLEEQSSQTSENSSKPPSQDGFRGKKKESRAKSERQRGGQKGHEGKGRGFYPVERCEVVQEHYPNQCRCCGSELTGEDATPQRHQVVELPPVLVRIEEHRLHQLECPHCGEKTRAKLPEGVCEKGYGERLTA